The genomic stretch CCAGAGACTGAACTGACCAGAGACTGAACTAACCAGAGAACTGAACTAACCAGAGAACTGAACTGACCAGAGAACTGACCAGAGACTGAACTGACCAGAGACTGAACTAACCAGAGAACTGAACTGACCAGAGAACTGACCAGAGATTGAACTGACCAGAGAACTGTCCAGAGACTGAACTGACCAGAGAACTGGCCAGAGACTGAACTGACCAGAGAACTGACCAGAGACTGAACTGACCAGAGACCAAACTGACCAGAGAGCTGTCCAGAGACTGAACTGACCAGAGAACTGAACTGATCAGAGAACTGAACTGACCAGAGAACTGTCCAGAGACTGAACTGACCAGAGGGTGTCCACAGCCATGGACGATAGTGAGTCAACACCATTCTCCTTTCAGTTTAATTATCGATTATCACTtcttgttgtgggtgttgttatATCAACCGACAGTTTGGATTTCATTGTGCACAAAAaacgcagcagcaacaacaacaacaacggtttaTTTCCTTCACGAAAAGAATTATTTTcattcactactactactattgctacgactactagtactgctgctgctgctcctactactactactactattactactaagaagaagaagaagatgagcaagaagaagaagatgatgagcaacatgaattcactgccccgatagccGTAAAAGGTTACAGGACGTGTAATGTCTaattttagcatcctgaattattgcacctgttggttacatttccatggtttgtgggacgaacaatggaaaaaagcaagatggtggcacgttagtttaatgactgaatccacatcaaaACTTAGTAAAATAACGCACagaataagagtcgaaatccacgtAAAATATGTTACAACATCTactgatggtaatatcgtttTATACATGCACCAAAATTGCCGGTGAAAtaagtgcaataatttaggatgctaacaCTGGACTTTACCCTGTTGATAACACACCTGGTCCTTTTGAAAACTCGAAATGAGAACTCGTGCTGTTGTAGCCAACAACCCAGTGATACAGACAATCGCATCACCACCACGCCCAAAGTTTGGACAGTCACTTGCCTTTGAGTTCACGTTCAAACTGAGAAAACATGGcttccacccacacactgacctcTAACGATGGCTTTCAGGGCATCAGGAACGATAACGCCAGATGACACGTGTTCAGATCTCTATGGAAAAGTATTTGTTGCAAAAGAGCAACATTATTAATTTCTCCGTGAAAAGGCATCGGTTATTTCGAGGAAGAGAATAAATGCGAGTCCTCAATACAATCGTCTTCAGATATTATCAATGTTCTGTGTAATCATCAGTAGTCTTGCGTTTAGCGCTCGTTTTATGGGCGTAAACAGTAAACTCACACCAGTGAGCTGATGGATATGGTTCATGCACTTGCACGTTCTTTGTTGAATTAGCATCAAAATTAATAATTGTGATGGTGTAGAGGATGAAATGAAATTTTTTAATCTGTCATTGCCATTAGAATGAACAATTCCTTCACCTGGACTCTTCGTCATGTTGTTTTTCCTGCCTCTTTGCCATTGTCTTTCTTATTTCCGAAAACTGATGTTTAAaaatttatttgttttgggtttttttgggtttttttttttaaagtgtgatgAACGGATGTGATTGTTGCTTCAGTCCTTCTCCTTCCTGCCCtgcccatcaccaccccaccccaccccacccccaacacacacacacacacacacacacacacacacacacgcatggcacatgcacacgcacacacacacacacacacacacacgcacgcacgcacgctgtctctctctctctctctctctctctctctctctctcacacacacacacacacacacacacacacacacacacacacactcacacacacacacgctctctctctctctctctctctctctctctctctccttcacacacacacacacacacacacacacacacacacacacacacacacgctctctctctctctctctctctctctctctctctctctctcacacacacacacacacgctctctcacacacacacacacacactttgtcttgaagtgattttttttctttctgtccatacAGCAATACCCTCTCACCGGACTCATCTTCCCGTCCTGACAAGAAACGTAACCCTCGCTGCAACTTCCGACCCCggataaaaaaacgaaaaaacaaaaagccaagCAGCCAATCAGAGGCCATGGCTGGATTTAACTGCTCTCCCGTTGGCCACGTGACTAATGGTCTGATCCAGCTGACGATATGCTTGATCTTCAACATCGTCATCTGCGTCATGCCCAACTGGGTCCAGTTCTCGGTGGGCGGGGTGGACGTCAAGTTCGGCCTGTGGGAGTACTGCATTTCTGGGAACTGTGCTTCCTTGCCCGACAACCTGGACACTGGTGAGCTCCACTTTCACTTTcgatttcactttcactttcgatTTCACTTTCACTTTGTGATTTGATTTTCGTGCCGagcgagtgagacagagggacagagacaggcacacagagtgcgacagacagagacagagggatggggacagtcagacagacagcgggagggacagagacagacagacagacagacggacagcaacaggcagacagagacagacaggcacagagagagacacagagagagagagagactgagagtaagacagagggacagagacagacagacagagaaacagacagacagagggggagacacagagagagacagacagacagtaaggccTGCACAAAATGCCGCCGGTGACAATACGTgtagggcgacaatacatgcagtaaggcacacacacacacacacacacacacacacacacacacacacacacacacacacacacacacacacacatattatacacatACTGACGATGCTAttctaactctccttcataatgctttccttcatttgaataacacgggatctttcgttcgtatcctttttgttgacttctcttctgcttttaacacaatacaacctcatctccgtgccctcaaactgctaggcatggatgttgatccgaagcttactctttggataataagttttcttctcaatagaactcagtccgtccgctttcattctgcccactcttctctaaaatctacttctactggtgcaccccaaggtacagtgctgtcccctgttctttttacactgtacacaaatgactgcagaggcacggaggaaactcctgtcataaaatattctgatgattcagcaattgaagatctgtccaactctgatgctatttatttcagtgaaattaaaaagttctgttcctggtgtgagaaaaactatctggatctcaacgtattgaaaacaaaagaaatgttaatagattttcggaaagaccccttgcctctagctgaccttgttattgatggtcaaacagtggagagggtcaatgaatatagatatttagggaccatcttagacaataagctgacttttgacagaaatgttgattccattcataagaaatgtcaatctagaattttttgtttacagaagcttagaaatgttggtataaattcaaatattcttcaaagttattatcgatgttgtatcgagtctgtgcttacagtttcatttatgtgctggtatggaagtttgggagtgaggagtaagcgtgttttgaacgatgtcatgagtgtatgcagtaaaattgtgggagtgaaacaagctagtatgcaagagctgtatgaaagtcgagtggttaaaaaaagcaggcagatagcaactgacgacacccatattttagcaaagtattatgagctattgccatcaggacgacgctacagaacttttaagttgaaatccagagctctgaagacttttattccacgttcaatccaccttttaaattcttgagaactgtgtgtgtgtgtgtgcgcgcgcgcactctcatgtgagacgtgtgaaagtccgtgcatgataggctgtaccttgttctagttgtggtgtgtgtgtgtgtgtgtgtgtgtgtgtgtgtgtgtgtgtgtgtgtgtgtgagtgtgtgtgtgtgtttactgagcttaaaacgtgacaattggttataatgaatgtgcaatatgtaggaagaataatgtgcaatatgcaggatgaatgtacaatgaatatgtctaatgctaacgtccatattctaaatatatttctgtttaataattacgatgtaataattaattgcaatgtttttaaaagcgaatatgtgaaatgcttttatttgagaacatatgtttattactcttgtttgatcaagttatccgcgtgtgtggggtgggggtggggggtgcggtgtgggtgtgtgctgattatctggttgtggttttccgcaattcatctttattcttatcctatctgtctattataatcaatgtgcagtatagtaggctatgtttataattatattcaaataatgtttcttaattctttctgtttttacattaagaatactagttattacctgcagtgtgtggatgtatgtatgaaacgatatatgtgatattttttaaatttgtatcttcgtaatatttgttggggctgttgttggcttttacagttatggtccccatgttgtttacttgtctatgttgtgataatgcacctgaccaaatttctccagttggagataataaagttattcttatcttatcttatcttatcttatcttatacacacatacttacccaacaacaacaacaacaaaacatcaacagctATCTAAAGAGCGCCTGTCCATGTTTGTGATTCTCTTTCCATCACAGCCCAGATGCGAGCCGCCCGTGCCTTCAACATTCTGGGAATGATGACAGTGTTGGGAGCCATTGTGCCTGCTGTCATGTACCTCTGCAAGAGGAACGGAAGGCATATCCTGCCCGCTGCCATCTCCGCAGCGgttggctgtgagtgtgtgtgtgtgtgtgtgtgtgtgtgtgtgtgtgtgtgtgtgtgtgtgtgtgtgtgtgtgtgtgtgtggtgtgtgtgtgtgtgtgtgtgtgtgtgtgtgtgtgtgtgtggtgtgtgtgtgtgtgtgtgtgtgtgtgtggtgtgtgtggtgtgtgtgtgtgtgtgtgtgtgtgtgtgtgtgtgtgtgtgtgtgaatattgcgGTACCCTTGACCAAGAAGTTGACTATTTATTTTGGCTTTTATTTTCATTCCAGTTGGTTTCATGCCactttagttgtgtttttttttccattttattttgttttattttgcttctatattattttatttcatttctattttgttctattgtattttgttattattagtagttgatAGATGAATATCGTTGTTGCAGCCCTGTTCGTGATAACCGATGAATGATGACGTAGTTGATGGATGATCGATGAATGATGA from Babylonia areolata isolate BAREFJ2019XMU chromosome 33, ASM4173473v1, whole genome shotgun sequence encodes the following:
- the LOC143277026 gene encoding uncharacterized protein LOC143277026 — protein: MAGFNCSPVGHVTNGLIQLTICLIFNIVICVMPNWVQFSVGGVDVKFGLWEYCISGNCASLPDNLDTAQMRAARAFNILGMMTVLGAIVPAVMYLCKRNGRHILPAAISAAVGSLFIMIAFVLAVDQANDVSKHRGFCFGLGLSSIFQAFFGGIAFFGAHCSHGSSC